The Paenibacillus sp. 481 DNA window TTTCCTTGCAGCGCAAATTGGAGGATCAGCCGTTAAAGAAGTGAACGCGGAAGTGTCGCGTCGAATTACGGAAGCGTACACGGAGCTGATGTTCGAGCAGGTTGAAAAAGTGTCTGACGGCTTGCAGCAAGCAGGTGAAGGTGCAGGCAAGTTGAATGATGGCACGAAGGAATTGCGCGATGGTGCGCAGGAGCTTAAGCGTAACATGGCGAAGCTTGCAGACGGTGCCTTGCAATTGAAGCAAGGTACCGCGCCACTTGCGGACGGTGTGAATCGTCTAGGCAAAGGTGCGCAGGACTTGAAGCAAGGCGCAAGTTCATTGACGAGCGGCTTGGATCAATTAAGTGCTGCGCATAAGCAATTGGAGCAGGGTGCCGTTCAAGCCCAGCAAGGTACGAACAAGCTGGAGCAAGGCTTGCAGACGTCAGCGGCTGGCAGTGCCAAGCTGAATGAGGGAGCTGAAGCACTTGCTGAAGGATTGGCACAGCTAAGCAAGCTTGATCCAGAGCTGGCGAACAATCCAGCGGTGAAACAATTAGTAGCCGCTAGCCAAGGCGTGCTCCAAGGCTCGCAGCAATTGAAATCCGGCCAGCAGCAGCTGTTGGCAGGTGCTGGACAGCTTAAATCCGGCCAGAATCAGCTAACAGCAGGCATGAAGCAGTTTGGCACTAAGCTGAACGAAGCGGCCCAAGGTAGCCGCAAAGTAGCTGGCGGCGCCCAGCAATTGTCCACTGGTGCAACACAGTTGCAAGCGGGACTAGGCAAGGCGACACAAGGCATTAGTGAGCTGTCCAGCGGTGCAAGTCAGCTGGATGCAGGGGCTGGCAAGCTGCACACAGGTACGAACAAGCTTGCAGACGGCTCTAACGAACTGGCTACTAAGTTAGACGAAGCAGCAGATAAAGCTTCTGCGGTCAAATCGTCTGAGGCACGCATCAAAATGTATGCACAGCCCGTAAAAGTTACTGAAGGAAGCATTAACAAAGTTCCGAACTACGGAACAGGCTTTGCACCGTACTTCTTGTCCCTTGGTTTGTTCGTCGGTGCATTGATTATTACGATTGTATTGCCACTTGTTCAATCGCCAGATCCTTTGGCAACGGGCTACAGCAGATTTGTGAGCAAAACGTTGCTCTTCTTATCTGTCGGTGTCATGCAAGCATTGCTCGCAGATGCGGTGCTGCTGTTCGGACTAGGCTTGGAAGTGAAAAGTGTATCGCTCTTTATTTTGTTTAGCATTATTACAAGCATGACTTATATGTTTATCATACAATCGCTCGTTACGATTTTGGGCGATCCAGGTCGATTCGTTGCAATCGTGCTGCTTATTTTGCAGCTCGTGACGTGTGGCGGTACGTTCCCGATGGAATTGACGCCAGGTGTGATGCAGGCAATTGGACCATGGTTGCCAATGACGTACTCGGTGTACGGATTTAAAGCGGTTATTTCGAGCGGTGACTACTCCTACATGTGGAGTCAGGCTGGCATTATGTCCATTTATATTGTTGTGTTCGGTGCAATGACGCTGACGTTCTTTATGAAAAAAGGGAGCGAAGCGAAGACGCAGGCGGCTGTATAAGCCGTCCATGAATCGCGAATAGGACTGACGCCATAACGTGAGAAATCAAAACACCTTCAAGAGAATGATCCTATGTCGTAACACATAGAGTCAACCTTGGAGGTGTTTTTGCGTTGGCAATACCTCATCATTTTTTAAGGTAGTATACAAAAAGTGAAAGAAGGTAAATAACAATGGAAATTCTCTCATTCATCGGATTTTGGGCACCGTATGTGTCAATTGCTCTGTTTGTTTGGCTGTGCATTTTCCTGTACAAGAAGTTTATGAAATAGGTTAGAGATGCTGCGCATTGGTTTAAATACGCTCTCAATGAGCTGCTAGATATGAAAAACTGCCAACGCAAAAACACCTCCAAAGTTGTCTCTACATCTTACGACATAGGAGCATTCGCATGAAGGTGTTTTGATTTGTCTCACATTAGGGTGCAGTCTCTATGAAAGAAATCTGTGCGAGGGAGATTTTTTAATTATTTTTCAATCCGGAACATTTGCACTCCATTTACGATTTTAATAAGCTGAGGAAGTAGAGTGTCGGGATCTTTGTTTACATGTACGACATTGAATTTCGATGTCTGCGCGTGTTCTTGTTCCCAATCCGCTTGATTCATAACGACAATTTCATCGATATAGGAGCGGCCTTCACCGATGACGATATTGCCGCCATACGTCACTTTCAGCTTTGAATCCCCGGTCTTAACGGACGTTTTTTCGCTTCTAGCAAACAGCAGGGGCAGAGTTTGTTCAGGAAGTGCGTGCAAGCGACTGTTTTTGCTAACTTCAACTTGCTTAATAGCGCCTTGCTTCACGAGTGCTTCGGCAGTCGCTTTTGTAATGAACAGGGTGCGATTTTCGTCGTTGCCGTTGATTTTTCCCTCGTAGCTCACGTTTTCCTTAATTGACTTTGCAGGGATAGTGCTGACGGCTTCATTTATCTTTTGTTCTGTCCCGTACAAAATTAACGCGTTGTTTCGACCTAATAAATTATCAACTGCGGAGCAGCCTGTTCCTATCGTTAAAATAAGTAAGGCAATCGCCGTGAATTTTCCCCATGTTGTGTTTCTCATGTTGTAACCACCTCGTAGAAATAATAATCATATTGTGCATGATTAAGGTTAAAGGAACATAGGTGGTTGTTCCATCGACTTTGATGACATAAAGCTTGCAAAGATGTAAGTTGGGAAGTGTTGTTATTAATTGTAAACATCGCCGCGTGAACCAACCTTGATTACGACAATAATTAATTGATCCTTAAAAATAGAGTAAACAACTCTATATGAACCAACTCTAAGACGAAAATGATTTTCAATGCCTTGCATTTTTTTGATATCTAGTTCAGGACTTCTTGGATTTTCCGAGAGGATATGAAGGTGATCGAGAATCCGATTTCGTGTAGCCTTATCTAATTTACGAATATTTTTTATTGCTTCCTTGTAAAATTTAATTTCGTAATTCATGTTCAATATCCTTGAGACTGATGAGTTCTCCTTTACTCATTGCCTCGCGAGCCCCACGTATAGTATTTAAATCATCGTGAGTAGTGGGTTCATCATCGATTGTTATTTCAGTTTGATTGTGACGAACAAGTCGTTCCATTAAATCAGTTATTAGTTCAAGATCTTTATTTGATAAATGTTGTATGAGGTAGTCAATCCGTTCTTTATTTATTGCCAAGTTTAACACCCCTTTCAAATTCATTATCACCATTATATCACTCATGAAATCTTACCTAAAAGCGCATTTTTCAATGCACTTGTTCCCTTGAATTCCGCCTTCCTTTATCTTCACTCGAACCAGCTAATTTTTACAGTCCATCCCCCAGCTTGCAGCCAGCCTAGCAGTTGCCCACGGTGGTGGTAAAGGTGCGCATTCATTTCAACGAGCCAGCCGAAGCGGGTGTATGAGGCTCCCCAGTAGGCTTTTGTTTCTTCATTTAATTGCTGTTCTGAAAATTGCAAATAAGCAGCCTCACATTTTTCGTAGCCTGCACGCAGGGTTAGCAGCATGTGGTCACGGGATTGTGGAGTATGCTGCTTATAGAAGC harbors:
- a CDS encoding type II toxin-antitoxin system RelE family toxin, whose product is MNYEIKFYKEAIKNIRKLDKATRNRILDHLHILSENPRSPELDIKKMQGIENHFRLRVGSYRVVYSIFKDQLIIVVIKVGSRGDVYN
- a CDS encoding YhgE/Pip domain-containing protein — protein: MKGFKLFGAEWGRVFRNKKVLIPVIAVLFIPLMYSGMFLGAFWDPYARLADLPVAVVNMDKGATIEGEKLQVGADLVEQLKERKDFDFQYVNQSEAEAGLKDDRYYMSITIPANFSEQATTLIKDNPQPAEILFQTNEGHNFLAAQIGGSAVKEVNAEVSRRITEAYTELMFEQVEKVSDGLQQAGEGAGKLNDGTKELRDGAQELKRNMAKLADGALQLKQGTAPLADGVNRLGKGAQDLKQGASSLTSGLDQLSAAHKQLEQGAVQAQQGTNKLEQGLQTSAAGSAKLNEGAEALAEGLAQLSKLDPELANNPAVKQLVAASQGVLQGSQQLKSGQQQLLAGAGQLKSGQNQLTAGMKQFGTKLNEAAQGSRKVAGGAQQLSTGATQLQAGLGKATQGISELSSGASQLDAGAGKLHTGTNKLADGSNELATKLDEAADKASAVKSSEARIKMYAQPVKVTEGSINKVPNYGTGFAPYFLSLGLFVGALIITIVLPLVQSPDPLATGYSRFVSKTLLFLSVGVMQALLADAVLLFGLGLEVKSVSLFILFSIITSMTYMFIIQSLVTILGDPGRFVAIVLLILQLVTCGGTFPMELTPGVMQAIGPWLPMTYSVYGFKAVISSGDYSYMWSQAGIMSIYIVVFGAMTLTFFMKKGSEAKTQAAV
- a CDS encoding DinB family protein, whose product is MSHLQTSAYHPIVQSTLHHIAFAVDSIEQVMLQIPEEAWHYQPSPATRTIQELLAHLTLLLEADLLLMEGTSATEMERFYKQHTPQSRDHMLLTLRAGYEKCEAAYLQFSEQQLNEETKAYWGASYTRFGWLVEMNAHLYHHRGQLLGWLQAGGWTVKISWFE
- a CDS encoding lipoprotein BA_5634 family protein, translating into MRNTTWGKFTAIALLILTIGTGCSAVDNLLGRNNALILYGTEQKINEAVSTIPAKSIKENVSYEGKINGNDENRTLFITKATAEALVKQGAIKQVEVSKNSRLHALPEQTLPLLFARSEKTSVKTGDSKLKVTYGGNIVIGEGRSYIDEIVVMNQADWEQEHAQTSKFNVVHVNKDPDTLLPQLIKIVNGVQMFRIEK